In a single window of the Methanofollis ethanolicus genome:
- a CDS encoding glycosyltransferase family 4 protein, with protein MPGDGSGLDILFIEPLKSFEGANGKVTHSCELIDGLAARHNRLHIFSTVDRPFVHTDKIICSPIPDRGNLRLYGSIVRSLLRKGSSRRYDVIYTRNSFFGVLGDLFFGRIHGTPIICEVNGFFGDEIRLIDDNHSSSFIAAWMNQTLCTVSELYLLKRADAIIAVTAGIKRHLIEEYGVDEKKITVIENGANTGIFRPGDQEEARNKLGLDISARYVCFTGNFAPWQGLPDLIRSIPLIRDTCPAARFLLVGDGVMRKQCVALADELGVGDRICFTGRVAYESVPDYVTASDVCVAPFIRDRNDKIGLSPLKVYEYMGCGKPVVASDIAGVRELLDLSGGGIPVRPEDPQAIASAVTMLLVDREKRMQMGRAGCEYVRKNNSWEVVARKVGEVCSEVASRQSQNGRGHRR; from the coding sequence ATGCCGGGAGATGGGAGCGGCCTGGATATTTTGTTCATAGAACCTTTGAAATCATTCGAAGGTGCCAACGGGAAAGTAACTCACAGTTGCGAACTCATCGACGGACTTGCAGCCCGACACAACAGGCTCCATATCTTTTCGACCGTCGACCGACCCTTTGTGCATACGGACAAAATCATCTGCTCTCCCATACCTGACCGGGGCAATCTTCGACTGTACGGAAGTATTGTCAGGTCCCTTCTTCGCAAGGGTTCTTCCCGGAGATATGACGTCATCTATACCAGAAACTCGTTTTTCGGGGTTCTGGGAGACCTGTTTTTCGGAAGGATCCATGGCACGCCGATCATATGCGAGGTCAACGGCTTTTTCGGAGACGAGATCAGACTTATCGACGACAATCACTCTTCATCATTCATTGCCGCATGGATGAACCAGACCCTCTGTACCGTCTCCGAACTGTACCTGCTCAAGAGAGCCGATGCGATCATCGCCGTGACGGCGGGGATAAAGCGCCACCTGATCGAAGAGTACGGGGTGGACGAAAAAAAGATCACCGTCATCGAAAACGGGGCGAACACCGGGATCTTCAGGCCCGGCGACCAGGAAGAGGCGCGAAATAAGCTGGGCCTGGACATCTCGGCAAGATATGTCTGTTTCACCGGCAATTTTGCCCCCTGGCAGGGCCTGCCCGACCTGATCAGGTCCATTCCCCTGATCCGCGACACCTGCCCGGCAGCCCGCTTCCTGCTTGTCGGCGACGGCGTGATGAGAAAACAGTGTGTCGCCCTGGCAGACGAACTTGGAGTCGGCGATAGAATCTGCTTCACCGGGAGGGTGGCCTATGAGAGCGTACCCGACTATGTCACTGCCAGCGATGTCTGCGTCGCACCGTTTATCAGGGATAGAAATGACAAAATCGGTCTTTCTCCCCTGAAAGTTTATGAATACATGGGGTGCGGAAAACCTGTCGTGGCAAGCGACATCGCAGGTGTCAGAGAACTGCTCGACCTTTCAGGAGGGGGCATCCCGGTCAGACCTGAGGACCCGCAGGCCATCGCTTCGGCTGTTACGATGCTCCTGGTCGACCGCGAGAAGCGGATGCAGATGGGGAGGGCCGGGTGCGAGTATGTCCGAAAAAACAACAGCTGGGAGGTCGTCGCCCGGAAGGTCGGAGAGGTCTGCTCGGAGGTCGCGTCACGTCAGTCTCAGAATGGCCGGGGACACCGACGATAA